GCACGGGCTCGGCGACGCGGTCCTGGTGCTCGGCTGGGAGATGAACGGCACCACGTACAGCCATCGCTGCGGCCCGGACCCGACGGCCTGGAAGGCGTACTGGCGGCGGGTGGTGGGGGCGCTGCGGGAGGTGCCGGGGCAGCGGTTCCGCTTCGACTTCACGCCGAGCCGGGGTCTCGACGCCATCCCCTGGCCGCACTGCTACCCGGGCGACGACGTCGTCGACATCATCGGGATGGACGCCTACGACCAGCCGGCCGGGCTCTCCTTCGAGGAGCAGGTGGACGAGGAGTACGGGCTCGCGCACCATGTGCGGTTCGCGGCGGCGCACGGCAAGCCCGTCTCGTACCCGGAGTGGGGGCTCTTCAGGAACGGGGACAACCCGGCCTATGTACGGGGGATGCTGGACTGGTTCGCGGCGCACCGGCCCGTCTACCAGACCGTCACCGACTACTGCCCGCACGGGGTGTGGGAGTGCGCCGACAATCCGGAGTCGGCGCGGCTCGTCCGGGGCGCGCTGGGGGCGTCAGGCCGGCGGTGAGGGCGTCAGGCCGGTCTTGAGGGTGTCGACCGTGCGGTTCAGGAGGGCGACGAGGTCCTCGCTGCGGCCGTGCTCGGCCCAGTGGACGGTCGCCTCGCGGAGCGCGCCGAGGACCGCC
This is a stretch of genomic DNA from Streptomyces sp. R44. It encodes these proteins:
- a CDS encoding glycoside hydrolase family 26 protein yields the protein MRHLPSWFTWPRAALTVLLAAVAVLLLVLLPGRTGTRTVPEAAPEPLTGVPSGFFTGSDEAGVRRIAEVQEWLGGGSLTVGHTYLPGDRWSNIEGHPALFAPWARWKAERPGRLFVLNVPLLDRNEAGLPDTEVRAELRQGAGGAYDGHFRTLGERLVAHGLGDAVLVLGWEMNGTTYSHRCGPDPTAWKAYWRRVVGALREVPGQRFRFDFTPSRGLDAIPWPHCYPGDDVVDIIGMDAYDQPAGLSFEEQVDEEYGLAHHVRFAAAHGKPVSYPEWGLFRNGDNPAYVRGMLDWFAAHRPVYQTVTDYCPHGVWECADNPESARLVRGALGASGRR